One window of Trifolium pratense cultivar HEN17-A07 linkage group LG5, ARS_RC_1.1, whole genome shotgun sequence genomic DNA carries:
- the LOC123886435 gene encoding STOREKEEPER protein-like produces MAKNKKQTVKPKRIFSRNDEIILLNGLLQIKSKRGIDPAKILSKVYSTHKYSFSNKTIRKRQLSDKIHKLKKKYQENLTMKEQGSLIFIDTHKEKLFELSNELWGVENGAVDREIGADEGEHGDDNMHMNLLKRAELDKRCLELKVQEDQLRLQRSLLLKEQVDLIYKSLLESSEVDKESREA; encoded by the coding sequence atggcaaaaaacaagaaacaaaccGTGAAACCTAAGAGAATCTTCTCTCGCAATGATGAAATAATTCTTCTCAATGGCCTCTtacaaataaaatctaaaagaGGCATTGATCCGGCCAAAATATTAAGCAAGGTTTACAGCACCCATAAGTATTCTTTTAGCAACAAAACTATTAGAAAAAGGCAACTTAGTGATAAGATTCATAAACTTAAGAAGAAATATCAGGAAAATCTGACAATGAAAGAGCAAGGTTCTCTCATTTTCATTGATACTCATAAGGAGAAACTATTTGAACTTTCTAATGAGTTATGGGGAGTAGAAAATGGAGCAGTAGACAGGGAAATTGGAGCCGATGAAGGAGAACATGGAGATGATAATATGCATATGAATTTATTGAAGAGGGCGGAGTTGGATAAAAGATGTTTGGAGTTGAAAGTTCAAGAGGATCAACTGCGTCTCCAACGCTCGTTGTTACTTAAAGAGCAAGTTGATTTGATTTATAAGAGCCTGCTAGAGTCATCTGAGGTAGATAAGGAAAGTAGAGAAGCATGA